From the Aquitalea magnusonii genome, one window contains:
- a CDS encoding DNA polymerase III subunit chi, translated as MTRIDFYTNVAQPQEFACKLAATVFRKQERLLVWLEDERAFDTFSNRLWCIADTQFIAHCRLDAAEAAQTPIWLTTALPTELQHPVLLNLGPELPPAPAQFSRILEIVGTDEAALDTARHRFKAYRALGYAIQHHDMSHK; from the coding sequence ATGACGCGGATTGATTTTTATACCAATGTGGCCCAGCCGCAGGAGTTTGCCTGCAAGCTGGCCGCAACGGTATTCCGCAAACAGGAGCGCTTGCTGGTCTGGCTGGAAGACGAGCGGGCGTTCGATACCTTCAGTAACCGGTTGTGGTGTATTGCTGATACCCAGTTCATTGCCCATTGCCGGCTGGATGCTGCTGAAGCTGCGCAAACGCCGATCTGGTTGACCACCGCACTGCCGACGGAGCTGCAGCACCCGGTATTGTTGAACCTGGGGCCGGAATTACCGCCCGCACCGGCACAGTTTTCCCGTATTCTGGAGATCGTCGGAACCGATGAGGCCGCGCTGGATACTGCCCGCCACCGCTTCAAGGCTTATCGCGCTCTGGGTTACGCCATCCAACACCATGACATGAGCCACAAGTGA
- a CDS encoding leucyl aminopeptidase has product MEFNIKSGSPEKQRVACVIVGVYESRKLTFAADLLDRISNGFISDVIRRGDMEGKLGSTLLLHSVPHTLCDRVMLVGLGKERDFRAKEYREAVRSSVRSLTQTSATEAVSYLTELTVKKHDVEWMIEQATVVTLDVLYRFDRFKSKQDDSVREPRKLTLAVPRRSDLADGEKGLLRGLAIGNGMKLAKDLGNLPPNVCTPSYLAEEAERIAAEFGAGVEIYGQRQLEELGLHSFLSVARGSVVEPKLIVLQYQGAKDKNDRPLALVGKGITFDSGGISLKPGEGMDEMKYDMCGAASVLGAFRAAVEMKLPINLVTIVPACENMPAGNAVKPGDIITSLSGQTIEVLNTDAEGRLILCDALTFAERFNPQTVIDVATLTGACVIALGHIATGLYSNQDSLARELLAAGEEVADRAWHMPLWDEYQEQLKSPFADMANIGGRPGGSITAACFLSRFAKAYDWAHLDIAGTAWKSGKDKGATGRPVPLLVQFLQDRADIALGNVVRRGRPRRESPEVVEDDAD; this is encoded by the coding sequence ATGGAATTTAACATAAAAAGCGGCAGCCCGGAAAAACAGCGCGTTGCCTGCGTGATAGTAGGTGTCTATGAATCGCGCAAGCTCACCTTTGCCGCCGATTTGCTCGATCGTATCTCCAACGGCTTTATCAGCGATGTCATCCGCCGTGGCGACATGGAAGGCAAGCTGGGCAGCACCCTGCTGTTGCACTCGGTGCCACATACCCTGTGCGACCGGGTGATGCTGGTGGGACTGGGCAAGGAGCGTGATTTTCGCGCCAAGGAATACCGCGAGGCGGTACGCAGTTCGGTGCGCAGCCTCACCCAGACTTCAGCCACCGAGGCCGTCAGCTATCTGACCGAGCTGACTGTGAAGAAGCATGATGTCGAATGGATGATCGAGCAGGCCACCGTGGTGACGCTGGATGTGCTGTACCGCTTCGACCGCTTCAAGAGCAAGCAGGATGACAGCGTGCGTGAGCCGCGCAAGCTTACCCTGGCCGTGCCGCGCCGCAGCGATCTGGCGGATGGCGAAAAAGGCCTGCTGCGTGGTCTGGCCATTGGCAACGGCATGAAGCTGGCCAAGGACCTGGGCAATCTGCCGCCCAATGTCTGCACGCCGAGCTATCTGGCCGAAGAAGCGGAGCGCATTGCCGCCGAATTCGGTGCCGGTGTGGAAATCTACGGCCAGCGCCAGCTAGAAGAGCTGGGCCTGCATTCCTTCCTGTCGGTCGCCCGTGGCAGCGTGGTGGAGCCCAAGCTCATCGTGCTGCAATACCAGGGTGCCAAGGACAAGAACGACCGGCCGCTGGCCTTGGTGGGCAAGGGCATCACCTTTGACTCCGGCGGTATCTCGCTCAAGCCCGGCGAAGGCATGGACGAGATGAAATACGATATGTGCGGCGCCGCCTCGGTGCTGGGTGCCTTCCGCGCGGCGGTGGAAATGAAGCTGCCGATCAATCTGGTTACCATTGTTCCGGCCTGCGAAAACATGCCGGCGGGCAATGCCGTCAAGCCCGGTGACATCATCACCAGCCTGTCCGGCCAAACCATCGAAGTGCTCAATACCGATGCCGAAGGCCGCCTGATCCTGTGCGATGCGCTGACTTTTGCCGAACGCTTCAACCCGCAAACCGTGATTGATGTCGCCACCCTGACCGGTGCCTGCGTCATTGCGCTGGGCCATATCGCCACCGGCCTGTACAGCAATCAGGACAGCCTGGCGCGTGAACTGCTGGCCGCCGGCGAGGAAGTGGCCGACCGCGCTTGGCACATGCCCTTGTGGGATGAGTACCAGGAGCAGCTCAAGAGCCCGTTTGCCGACATGGCCAATATCGGTGGCCGTCCCGGTGGCAGCATTACCGCCGCCTGCTTCCTGTCACGTTTTGCCAAGGCTTACGACTGGGCGCACCTGGATATCGCCGGCACCGCATGGAAGAGCGGCAAGGACAAGGGCGCAACCGGTCGCCCGGTCCCGCTGCTGGTGCAATTCCTGCAAGACCGCGCCGATATCGCCCTGGGCAATGTCGTGCGCCGTGGCCGTCCGCGTCGCGAATCGCCAGAAGTTGTAGAAGATGACGCGGATTGA
- the lptF gene encoding LPS export ABC transporter permease LptF — MVFRKSLTRELTFTALGVFIVLLAIILSTQAINLLGRAAEGQIANEAVTALIGFWALGLFPLLMILTVFVTVLVVMTRIWRDHEMAVWLSSGLSLRDWIWPVMRFTIPLALLVGIVSLFIAPWAEERSQVYAEILKRREEISAIAPGVFKETGSGSKVYFIESYGGQHGAATRIFMQDMSEGKVSSIFAQRGYITVNADNERVLVLEDGRRYVGEPGQSNYEVGSFKRYSVLIGTNQKLAATPNNRQAQSTSALIGSSDPAFRSELVWRLSMPLSCLVLALLAIPLSYYNPRSGHAYNLVVALLGFFLYQNSLTLVRNWITQGKVGMASILVVHVIVLIIAVLLLKYRDRPASSVSQTLKYFLHKH, encoded by the coding sequence ATGGTTTTTCGTAAAAGCCTGACCCGAGAATTGACTTTTACCGCCCTGGGCGTTTTTATCGTCCTGCTGGCCATCATTCTCTCCACCCAGGCCATCAACCTGCTTGGCCGTGCGGCCGAAGGGCAGATTGCAAACGAGGCGGTCACCGCGCTGATCGGCTTCTGGGCACTGGGTCTGTTTCCCTTGTTGATGATTCTTACCGTCTTCGTCACTGTGCTGGTGGTGATGACCCGCATCTGGCGTGACCATGAAATGGCCGTCTGGCTGTCATCCGGCCTGTCACTGCGCGACTGGATATGGCCGGTGATGCGCTTCACCATCCCGCTGGCCTTGTTGGTGGGGATTGTGTCGCTGTTCATTGCCCCGTGGGCCGAAGAGCGCAGCCAGGTGTATGCCGAAATCCTCAAGCGGCGCGAAGAGATCAGCGCCATTGCCCCCGGCGTCTTCAAGGAAACCGGCTCCGGCAGCAAAGTGTATTTCATTGAAAGCTATGGCGGCCAACATGGTGCCGCCACGCGCATCTTCATGCAGGACATGAGTGAAGGCAAGGTTTCCAGCATCTTCGCCCAGCGCGGCTACATTACCGTCAATGCCGACAACGAACGCGTGCTGGTACTGGAGGATGGCCGCCGCTACGTGGGTGAACCGGGACAATCGAATTATGAGGTGGGCAGCTTCAAACGCTACAGCGTGCTGATCGGCACCAATCAGAAGCTGGCCGCGACACCCAATAACCGCCAGGCACAAAGCACCAGTGCGCTGATCGGCAGCAGCGATCCGGCCTTCCGCTCGGAGCTGGTATGGCGTCTGTCCATGCCCTTGAGTTGCCTGGTACTGGCCTTGCTGGCCATTCCGCTTTCCTACTACAACCCGCGCAGCGGCCATGCCTACAACCTGGTGGTGGCCTTGCTGGGTTTCTTCCTGTACCAGAACAGCCTGACCCTGGTACGTAACTGGATTACCCAGGGCAAAGTGGGCATGGCCAGCATTCTGGTGGTGCATGTCATTGTGCTGATCATTGCCGTTCTGCTGCTGAAATATCGTGATCGTCCAGCCAGTTCCGTCAGCCAGACCCTGAAATACTTCCTGCACAAGCACTGA
- the lptG gene encoding LPS export ABC transporter permease LptG, protein MKLIYRYIISALTQSTLFTLAALLGLYGFFDIIHEVPDLNHGNYTITKMLAYIALQAPGHAYELMPLAVLIGGMVAMTQLASSSEYTVIRTCGITLGQIARTLLLFGLGFALLTTALGEFISPYALQQAERMKLSAMRSMVAQEFRSGIWVKDNNNFINVHEMLPDTTLLGVRIYTYDDNYQLVTTRYAERGNYQRAAHVWQLHNVVETRLFPDHVESKSVPLAQWTSIVEPDILNVLLVVPEQMSALNLIKYIEHLSANKQQTQRYDIALWSKLFYPLACVSMALVALAFTPQQRRHGQLGVRLFSGICLGVGFHFINRLFGHLGLLYSWNPIISATVPTLLFLFAGIAIILKQERR, encoded by the coding sequence ATGAAACTGATTTATCGCTACATCATCAGCGCGCTGACCCAGTCCACGCTGTTTACCCTGGCAGCCTTGCTGGGCCTGTATGGTTTCTTCGATATCATCCACGAAGTGCCAGACCTGAACCACGGCAATTACACCATCACCAAGATGCTGGCCTACATTGCGCTGCAGGCTCCCGGCCACGCCTACGAACTGATGCCGCTGGCCGTGCTGATTGGCGGCATGGTGGCGATGACCCAACTGGCCAGCTCCAGCGAATACACCGTGATCCGCACCTGCGGCATCACCCTGGGGCAGATCGCCCGCACCCTGCTGCTGTTTGGCCTGGGCTTTGCCCTGCTCACCACCGCACTGGGCGAGTTCATCAGCCCCTATGCGCTGCAGCAGGCCGAACGCATGAAGCTGTCCGCCATGCGCTCGATGGTGGCGCAGGAGTTCCGCTCCGGCATCTGGGTGAAGGACAACAACAACTTCATCAATGTGCATGAGATGCTGCCGGACACCACCTTGCTGGGGGTGCGCATCTACACCTATGACGATAACTACCAACTGGTGACCACCCGCTATGCCGAACGCGGCAACTACCAGCGTGCCGCCCATGTCTGGCAGTTGCACAATGTGGTGGAAACCCGTCTGTTTCCGGACCACGTAGAGAGCAAATCCGTACCGCTGGCGCAATGGACATCGATTGTCGAGCCGGACATCCTGAACGTGCTGCTGGTGGTACCGGAACAGATGTCGGCACTAAACCTGATCAAGTACATCGAACATCTGAGCGCCAACAAGCAGCAGACGCAGCGTTATGACATAGCGCTGTGGAGCAAGCTGTTCTACCCGCTGGCCTGCGTATCGATGGCACTGGTGGCGCTGGCCTTCACCCCGCAACAGCGCCGGCACGGCCAACTGGGCGTGCGCTTGTTCTCCGGCATTTGCCTGGGCGTGGGTTTCCACTTCATCAACCGCCTGTTTGGCCATCTGGGATTGCTGTACAGCTGGAATCCCATCATCTCTGCCACGGTGCCGACACTGCTGTTCCTGTTTGCCGGCATTGCCATCATCCTGAAACAGGAAAGACGCTGA
- a CDS encoding [protein-PII] uridylyltransferase, with translation MSLHASDLTQDLRKQLANQRQQLLEQYRVGRDPQHYLGRHSQVVDSVLQQLWQQAGMGESATLIAVGGYGRGQLFPSSDIDVLVLLPSPTPADLPERVAALIGRMWDVGLEVGHSVRTIAECLQEAAADITIETNLLENRLIAGAATPYQQLIHRLDCQRDPLAFFEGKTLEQQQRHNRHFGVTNNLEPNIKESPGGLRDLHTILWISKAIGLGENWSDLVQRGILTQAEARLIHHSDRQLQRLRIDLHILARRREDRLIFDLQQSMGLAFGLQDTPAKRASEQVMQLYFRAAKTVSQLNGILLPNLRARLYSQVPRITQNLNERFYSVNGMLGIRRPDVFETEPSAILEAFLMLQRNPELTGFAPRMLRALWHGRSHINDRFRKNPENRRLFMQILREPGLTRCLRRMNLYGVLGRYLPGFGRIVGQMQHDLFHVYTVDEHILMVVRNLRRFAISAFNHEYPFLSRLINDFERPEVLYVAGLFHDIAKGRGGDHSTLGMVDAREFCEQHALSAADTDLVVWLVGQHLTMSSIAQKQDIYDPDVIQRFAELTQTPRRLAALYLLTVADIRGTSPKVWNAWKAKLLEDLYNATLRVLLRGGEVDLNSELEERKTQALSLLRLYAVPAGVEQKLWSQLDMVYFLRHEAKEIAWHARILNRFVNIETPMVRARLSDDHEGIQVLVYTPDKPELFARTCAFFGRTNYSIADAKVYTTRHGYALDTFHVFIPEHHDGDYRDMINFIEFELAECLRLETPPPPPANGRISRHLKHFPIAPQVLIRPDDKDNFYVLSIVAGDRPGLLARIAKVLADYHLSVQSAKIMTLGSRAEDSFLVSGPGLKDDKTVLALESELIAALRI, from the coding sequence ATGAGCCTGCACGCGAGCGACCTGACCCAAGACCTGCGCAAACAACTGGCCAACCAACGCCAGCAACTGCTTGAACAATACCGGGTCGGACGTGATCCGCAGCACTATCTGGGCCGACACAGCCAGGTGGTGGACAGCGTGCTGCAGCAACTGTGGCAGCAGGCAGGCATGGGCGAAAGTGCCACCCTGATTGCCGTTGGCGGTTATGGCCGTGGCCAGCTCTTCCCCAGTTCCGACATCGATGTGCTGGTCTTGCTGCCCAGCCCGACGCCGGCAGATTTGCCAGAACGCGTTGCCGCACTCATCGGCCGCATGTGGGATGTGGGCCTGGAAGTGGGCCACAGCGTGCGTACCATCGCCGAATGCCTGCAGGAAGCCGCAGCAGACATCACCATCGAAACCAATCTGCTGGAAAACCGGCTGATTGCCGGTGCTGCCACGCCCTATCAGCAGCTGATCCATCGCCTGGACTGCCAGCGCGACCCGCTGGCCTTCTTCGAAGGCAAGACGCTGGAACAACAGCAGCGCCACAACCGCCACTTTGGCGTGACCAACAATCTGGAACCCAATATCAAGGAAAGTCCGGGCGGCCTGCGCGATTTGCACACGATTTTGTGGATCAGCAAGGCCATCGGTCTGGGGGAAAACTGGAGCGACCTGGTACAGCGCGGCATCCTCACCCAGGCGGAAGCACGGCTGATTCACCACAGCGACCGCCAGTTGCAGCGGCTGCGCATCGACCTGCACATCCTGGCGCGCCGGCGCGAAGACCGGCTGATCTTCGATCTGCAGCAAAGCATGGGACTGGCCTTCGGCCTGCAGGACACTCCGGCCAAGCGCGCCAGCGAGCAAGTGATGCAGTTGTATTTCCGCGCCGCCAAAACCGTCAGCCAGCTCAATGGCATTCTGCTGCCCAATTTGCGCGCCCGCCTCTACTCGCAGGTGCCGCGCATCACGCAAAACCTGAACGAGCGCTTTTATTCGGTTAACGGCATGCTGGGCATCCGCCGTCCCGATGTATTCGAAACAGAGCCTTCCGCCATTCTGGAAGCCTTCCTGATGCTGCAACGCAATCCGGAACTGACCGGTTTTGCGCCGCGCATGCTGCGCGCACTGTGGCATGGCCGCAGCCACATCAATGACCGCTTCCGCAAGAATCCGGAAAACCGCCGCCTGTTCATGCAGATACTGCGCGAACCCGGCCTCACCCGCTGCCTGCGCCGCATGAACCTGTACGGCGTGCTGGGCCGTTACTTGCCCGGTTTTGGCCGCATCGTCGGGCAGATGCAGCACGACCTGTTCCATGTGTATACCGTGGATGAACACATCCTGATGGTGGTACGCAATCTGCGCCGTTTTGCCATCAGCGCCTTCAATCACGAATACCCCTTCCTGTCGCGGCTGATCAATGATTTCGAGCGGCCGGAAGTGCTGTACGTGGCCGGCCTGTTCCACGACATTGCCAAGGGCCGTGGCGGCGACCACTCCACGCTGGGCATGGTGGATGCGCGCGAGTTCTGCGAGCAACACGCGCTATCCGCCGCGGACACCGACCTGGTGGTCTGGCTGGTGGGCCAGCACCTCACCATGTCCAGCATTGCGCAGAAGCAGGACATTTACGATCCGGATGTAATCCAGCGCTTTGCCGAACTGACGCAAACCCCACGCCGACTGGCCGCACTATACCTGCTGACCGTGGCCGACATCCGCGGCACCAGCCCCAAGGTGTGGAATGCCTGGAAAGCCAAGCTGCTGGAAGACCTCTACAACGCCACCCTGCGCGTCTTGTTGCGTGGTGGCGAGGTGGACCTCAACTCGGAACTGGAAGAACGCAAGACCCAGGCACTCAGCCTGCTGCGCCTTTATGCCGTTCCGGCCGGGGTGGAGCAAAAACTGTGGTCGCAGCTGGACATGGTGTACTTCCTGCGGCACGAGGCCAAGGAAATTGCCTGGCATGCGCGCATTCTCAACCGTTTCGTCAATATCGAAACGCCCATGGTGCGCGCCCGCCTGTCGGACGATCACGAAGGCATCCAGGTGCTGGTCTACACCCCGGACAAGCCGGAACTGTTTGCCCGCACCTGTGCCTTCTTTGGCCGCACCAACTACAGCATTGCCGATGCCAAGGTATACACCACGCGCCACGGCTATGCGCTGGACACCTTCCATGTCTTCATTCCCGAGCACCACGACGGGGATTACCGCGACATGATCAACTTCATCGAATTCGAACTGGCCGAATGCCTGCGCCTGGAAACCCCGCCGCCGCCACCGGCCAACGGGCGTATCAGCCGTCACCTGAAGCACTTCCCGATTGCGCCGCAAGTGCTGATCCGTCCGGACGACAAGGACAATTTCTACGTATTGTCCATCGTGGCCGGCGACCGTCCCGGGCTGCTGGCGCGCATTGCCAAGGTGCTGGCCGATTATCACCTTAGCGTGCAGTCCGCCAAGATCATGACCCTGGGCAGCCGGGCGGAAGACTCCTTCCTGGTAAGCGGGCCCGGTTTGAAAGACGACAAGACGGTACTGGCACTGGAAAGCGAGCTGATTGCCGCACTGCGGATCTGA
- a CDS encoding MaoC family dehydratase produces MLYFEDLTPGRVFETASHTLSEEEIIAFASQFDPQPFHTDPQAAKSSFFDGLAASGWHTSSLTMRLITASELKNVANGLIGMGIRDMRWPRPTRPGDTLRAKIEVTGQKPSSSQPGFGVVQLRWTTLNQHNEIAMQLETAIWVARRTTTQP; encoded by the coding sequence ATGCTCTACTTCGAAGACCTGACACCGGGCCGCGTGTTCGAAACGGCCAGCCACACCCTGAGCGAAGAAGAAATCATCGCCTTTGCCAGCCAGTTTGACCCGCAGCCCTTCCATACCGACCCACAGGCGGCCAAGAGCAGTTTTTTCGATGGCCTGGCAGCCTCTGGCTGGCACACCAGCAGCCTTACCATGCGGCTGATCACCGCCAGTGAACTGAAAAACGTGGCCAATGGGCTGATCGGCATGGGCATACGCGATATGCGCTGGCCGCGTCCTACCCGTCCCGGCGATACCTTGCGTGCCAAAATCGAGGTAACGGGTCAAAAACCTTCGTCCAGCCAGCCCGGATTCGGCGTTGTGCAATTGCGCTGGACCACCCTCAACCAGCACAACGAGATTGCCATGCAACTGGAAACCGCCATCTGGGTTGCCCGCCGCACCACGACACAGCCATGA
- a CDS encoding methyl-accepting chemotaxis protein → MKINLPVTANELIVDPVNPIVTKTDVKGSITYANRAFIEISGFSEAELLGQNHNIVRHPDMPPSAFADLWETVKAGKPWRGIVKNRAKNGDFYWVEAYVTPITEHGRIVGYMSVRSQPKRQDIDAAAALYRQVMNKQASLPSTLQRYARQSDVLQVAPLLFLLGLLAAMVSFFLPDALLWLREALGMTGCVLALGAAIWAWRRVRSVLKVLDGRFQDLQEGRLDHASMAHEGGLLGKVLSSLESLRIHYRATIADVMRASLYTKEQAHGLLDDMHALAARSVQQRQGLNQISHNMESLSLAVQDVVRLAEHNQQDSRHTQDVARDGRHTMDAATSAAERAVNVVSQSRGAMVELDEAMIRIRSMTTLIREIADQTNLLALNAAIEAARAGEMGRGFAVVADEVRKLAERTTNTTDSIGEIVEEIGKITHSAVSSMDATVEEVGEVNGQIRLSSGKLQGLIEAAEQSSLQAQKLAREMGSKSDSINVMAAALEQLNALSEQDLSTTHSIGESAGHLAETSEDLAQLTENFSKWQQR, encoded by the coding sequence ATGAAGATCAATCTGCCTGTTACCGCCAACGAGTTGATTGTCGACCCTGTTAATCCCATCGTCACCAAGACCGATGTGAAAGGCAGCATTACCTACGCCAATCGCGCGTTCATCGAGATCAGCGGCTTTAGCGAGGCCGAACTGCTGGGCCAGAACCACAATATCGTGCGCCACCCGGACATGCCGCCATCGGCATTTGCAGACTTGTGGGAAACGGTGAAGGCAGGCAAGCCATGGCGTGGCATCGTGAAAAACCGGGCCAAGAATGGCGATTTCTACTGGGTGGAGGCTTACGTTACCCCGATTACCGAACATGGCCGTATTGTGGGCTACATGTCGGTGCGCTCCCAGCCAAAGCGGCAGGATATCGATGCCGCTGCAGCCCTTTATCGCCAAGTGATGAACAAGCAGGCCAGCCTGCCTTCCACCTTGCAGCGTTATGCACGGCAGTCTGATGTGTTGCAAGTCGCGCCGCTGCTGTTTCTGCTGGGCCTGTTGGCGGCCATGGTGTCGTTCTTCTTGCCGGATGCCTTGCTCTGGCTGCGTGAGGCACTTGGCATGACCGGCTGTGTGCTGGCACTTGGCGCGGCCATCTGGGCATGGCGGCGGGTGCGCTCGGTATTGAAGGTGCTGGACGGACGCTTCCAGGACTTGCAGGAAGGCCGGCTGGATCATGCCTCCATGGCGCATGAAGGCGGCTTGCTGGGCAAGGTGCTTTCCTCGCTGGAATCCTTGCGCATTCATTACCGCGCCACCATTGCCGATGTGATGCGGGCCAGCCTGTATACCAAGGAACAGGCTCATGGTTTGCTGGATGATATGCATGCCCTGGCGGCACGATCGGTGCAGCAGCGTCAGGGATTAAACCAGATTAGCCACAATATGGAGTCGCTCAGCCTGGCGGTGCAGGATGTGGTGCGCCTGGCCGAACATAATCAGCAGGATTCACGCCATACCCAGGATGTGGCGCGGGATGGCCGCCATACCATGGATGCCGCAACCTCGGCGGCGGAGCGTGCGGTGAACGTGGTGTCACAGTCGCGTGGTGCCATGGTGGAGCTGGATGAGGCGATGATCCGCATCCGCAGCATGACGACTCTGATTCGCGAGATTGCCGATCAGACCAATCTGCTGGCCCTGAATGCCGCCATCGAGGCTGCCCGTGCCGGAGAGATGGGGCGTGGTTTTGCCGTGGTGGCGGACGAGGTGCGCAAGCTGGCCGAGCGCACCACCAACACCACCGATTCCATTGGTGAGATTGTCGAGGAAATCGGCAAGATCACCCATTCCGCCGTCAGCAGCATGGATGCCACGGTGGAAGAGGTGGGCGAGGTCAATGGGCAGATCCGCCTGTCATCGGGCAAGCTGCAGGGCCTGATCGAGGCGGCTGAGCAGTCCAGCCTGCAGGCACAGAAACTGGCCAGGGAGATGGGCAGCAAATCCGATTCCATCAATGTGATGGCGGCAGCGCTGGAGCAGTTGAATGCCTTGTCAGAGCAGGATTTGAGCACTACCCACTCCATTGGTGAGAGTGCCGGACATCTGGCCGAAACCTCGGAGGATCTGGCGCAGCTAACCGAAAATTTCAGCAAATGGCAGCAGCGTTGA
- a CDS encoding exopolyphosphatase → MSQQQYRLVTRSDFDGLVCAVLLNELGMVNDIKFVHPKDMQDGKIEITERDITTNLPYVPGAYLAFDHHFSETLRNGQHANHIIDPAAPSAARVVYDHFGGKQAFPRISDEMMDAVDKADSAQFSREEILNPTGWVLLNYLMDARTGLGRFRNFTVSNYQLMMDLIGYCRDHSIEEILALPDVKERVDLYMQYQEQAREQIARCAKVHGNLVLLNLLLEETIYPANRFLVYAMYPECNISIHMMWGLNKQNIVFATGKSIIDRSCRTNVGALMLQYGGGGHEAAGTCQVSVDQYEDIRDELITRIRAQG, encoded by the coding sequence ATGTCGCAGCAGCAATACCGTCTGGTGACGCGCAGTGATTTTGACGGCCTGGTGTGTGCCGTGCTGTTGAACGAGCTTGGCATGGTGAATGACATCAAGTTTGTCCATCCCAAGGACATGCAGGACGGGAAAATAGAAATCACCGAGCGGGATATCACCACCAATCTGCCGTATGTGCCTGGTGCGTATCTGGCCTTTGACCACCATTTTTCCGAAACCCTGCGCAACGGGCAGCATGCCAACCACATCATCGACCCGGCGGCGCCTTCTGCCGCCCGCGTGGTGTACGACCACTTTGGCGGCAAGCAGGCTTTTCCGCGCATCAGTGATGAAATGATGGACGCGGTGGACAAGGCCGACTCTGCCCAGTTCAGCCGCGAGGAAATCCTCAATCCCACCGGCTGGGTCTTGCTCAATTATCTGATGGATGCGCGCACCGGTCTTGGGCGCTTCCGTAATTTCACCGTCAGCAATTATCAGTTGATGATGGATTTGATCGGCTATTGCCGCGACCACAGTATCGAGGAAATCCTGGCCTTGCCGGATGTGAAGGAGCGGGTGGACCTGTACATGCAGTATCAGGAGCAGGCGCGCGAACAGATCGCACGCTGTGCCAAGGTGCATGGCAATCTGGTGTTGCTCAACCTGCTGCTGGAAGAAACCATCTATCCGGCCAACCGCTTCCTGGTATATGCGATGTATCCGGAGTGCAATATTTCCATCCACATGATGTGGGGCCTGAACAAGCAGAACATCGTGTTTGCCACTGGCAAGTCCATCATCGATCGCAGTTGCCGCACCAATGTGGGGGCGCTGATGCTGCAGTACGGTGGTGGCGGCCATGAGGCGGCGGGGACTTGTCAGGTCAGTGTCGATCAGTATGAGGATATCCGCGACGAGCTGATTACCCGTATCCGGGCGCAAGGCTGA
- a CDS encoding IMPACT family protein: MFQLAAPVAAEIEIKKSRFLAYVYPVARREEAMQHLLALRAQYPDARHYCAVLLVDGDSMLDDDGEPSGTAARPMYNVLMHKQLHNVLAVVVRYFGGVKLGAGGLVRAYTQALNAALLLAQAVPVVVMAQCRARIAFADESRFRRHCDALQIAVSEASYGEQVELTLSLPATQCEALQMRLHDLLAGEVYFMTHEN; the protein is encoded by the coding sequence ATGTTTCAACTGGCAGCCCCTGTTGCTGCAGAAATCGAAATCAAGAAGAGTCGCTTTCTTGCCTATGTGTATCCGGTTGCCCGGCGTGAAGAGGCTATGCAGCATCTTCTTGCGCTGCGCGCCCAGTATCCCGATGCCCGCCATTACTGCGCGGTGCTGCTGGTGGATGGCGACTCCATGCTGGATGATGATGGTGAGCCTTCCGGCACGGCGGCCCGGCCCATGTATAACGTGCTGATGCACAAGCAACTGCATAATGTGCTGGCGGTGGTGGTGCGCTATTTTGGCGGCGTCAAACTGGGTGCGGGCGGTCTGGTGCGTGCCTACACCCAGGCGCTGAACGCGGCGCTGCTGCTGGCGCAAGCGGTGCCCGTGGTGGTGATGGCGCAATGTCGTGCCCGTATTGCCTTTGCAGATGAGTCACGTTTTCGCCGTCATTGTGATGCTTTGCAGATTGCCGTGAGCGAGGCCAGCTATGGTGAACAGGTGGAATTGACGCTGAGCCTGCCGGCTACGCAGTGTGAGGCCTTGCAAATGCGCTTGCACGACCTGTTGGCCGGTGAGGTATATTTCATGACGCATGAGAATTGA
- a CDS encoding NfeD family protein, with protein MTPTLWLIGALLALMAEFMSGTFYLLVIAVALAAGGIASLLGGSEALCWTLASLGGMAGVLAVSRWRKRQPAAPQPSKAVLDDPDIGQLVRVISRIDSQNLRVHYRGTEWQARAEDASTLAAGDSAAIAGRDGNVLLLTTSSKESR; from the coding sequence TTGACTCCTACTCTATGGCTGATCGGCGCGCTGCTGGCGCTGATGGCCGAATTCATGTCCGGCACTTTCTACTTGCTGGTAATCGCCGTAGCGCTGGCCGCCGGTGGCATTGCCAGCCTGCTGGGCGGCAGTGAGGCACTGTGCTGGACACTGGCCAGCCTGGGCGGCATGGCCGGTGTTCTGGCCGTGAGCCGCTGGCGCAAACGCCAGCCAGCCGCACCGCAACCAAGCAAGGCCGTGCTCGACGACCCGGACATCGGCCAACTGGTCCGCGTAATCAGCCGGATCGACAGCCAAAACCTGCGTGTGCATTATCGCGGCACCGAATGGCAGGCCCGTGCAGAGGATGCAAGCACGCTGGCAGCGGGTGACAGCGCCGCCATCGCAGGCCGTGACGGCAATGTACTGCTCCTTACCACTTCATCAAAAGAAAGCCGATAA